The Sciurus carolinensis chromosome 18, mSciCar1.2, whole genome shotgun sequence region GGCAGCCGCCTGCTCTTCTCTGCAGAAGGCTTCTGCTGGCCTGAGTGGGGGTTGGCAGAGCAGTATCCTGAGGTGGGCACGGGCAAGCGCTTCCTCAACTCCGGTGGTGAGTGGCAGAGTGCCCAAGGCAGAGGGGCCGAGTGGTGGGGCTACAGTGTTCCAGGTGCTGAGGGCTGGGGCAGAGCGGGCCCGGCCCTGGAAACCTGGGGTTCTGAAGTCACCGCCTCCCCCCAGGATTCATTGGCTTCGCCCCCACCATCCACCAGATTGTCCGCCAGTGGAAGTACAAGGACGATGACGACGATCAGCTCTTCTACACGCGGCTCTACCTGGACCCCGGGCTGAGGGTAGGTGCATGGCGGGGGGCACACAGCCCGTGCTGGTGGGAGGCCTCAACCCGCACCCTGCATGGGAGAGAAGACTGAAGGGGGCTTGAGACGTAAGGAGAAGAGGGTGGGGATGATGCCATCCCGCCCCCTTCCTCACCCTCCCCTGCTCATCCGTCCAGGAGAGGCTCAGCCTTAATCTGGACCACAAGTCCCGGATCTTCCAGAACCTCAATGGGGCTTTAGGTGAGGAGGAAGGCACTCTCAGGGGGGCCACGGGGGGCCCTGCTGCTGGGGGTCCTGAAAGGGAGGGGCTCCTGGTGGGACTGGGTTGGTTTTTGGCTCACCTGGGCGTTGACCTCATCAGACACCTGAGTAAACCGCACCGTGCCAGTCAGAGTAACGGAGGCAGCAGTGGGCAGCCCGGCTTGTGCCCAGGTACCTGCCTGGGCTTTGCCTCTGTGATCCCACAAGGGGAAGGTACCTGGCTGTCCTTGGCCAGAGGCGGACACTGCCCCCAAGGGCTAGTGGCCGACCCCAGGTCATGTAGGAGGCAAGCGGAGAAGCTCTCCTGGGTGACAGTCGCTGGGCAGAACTGTGGAGCGCAAGGTCCCAGTAGAGCCACTGACTGGGGGTCTTGCAGCCCAGGCACCCTCATCCCCTGGAGAAATTAGGACCCCCACATCTAGAAGAAACTGGCTTGGCAGCTCCCAGAGAAAGGGAGTCTAAAACCTGGCCTTCCCCCAGATGAGGTGGTTTTGAAGTTCGATCGGAATCGTGTGCGCATCCGGAACGTGGCCTACGACACGCTCCCTGTTGTGGTCCATGGAAACGGTCCCACTAAGGTGCCCCCAGTGGCCTCTGCCCTTGCCTGCCCCAAGTCCTGGGTGCCCCCCTCCAAGTCCCCGAGTGACAGAGGTGCTGGGAgaacttcttccttttcctgctgCCCTTTCCCTGCGGGCCTGACCTCCACCCCTGGATGCCTCCACCTCAGCCACTCCCTGTCTGTCCTCACAGCTGCAGCTGAACTACCTGGGAAACTATGTCCCCAATGGCTGGACTCCCCAGGGAGGCTGTGGGTTCTGCAACCGGGACCGGAGGACACTCCCGGGGGGGCAGGTGAGGAGAGGGTGCCAGGGTGGGGCAGGAGAGCGCATCGGGCAGCAGAGCTCCTGGGTACCCAGTCTGGCAGGAGGGCAGTGGCCAGCAAGGGTGGAGGGGGCCTGGGCCGCCCTGAGCCCGCTGTCGTGTCCTCCAGCCTCCCCCCCGGGTGCTGCTGGCCGTGTTTGTGGAACAGCCCACCCCGTTCCTGCCCCGCTTCCTGCAGCGGCTGCTGCTCCTGGACTATCCCCCCGACAGGATCGCCCTCTTTCTGCACAACAACGTGAGACAGCCCAGGCCCCTCCCGCAGCCCCTGCCTgcaccccctccccagccccccggGCGCCGCCCTCGCTCagtccacctccccaccccccaggaGGTGTACCATGAGCCTCACGTGGCCGACTCCTGGCCACAGCTCCAGGACCACTTCTCAGCTGTGAAGCTGGTGGGGCCAGAAGAGGCCCTGAGCCCGGGCGAGGCCAGGGACATGGCcatgtgagtgagtgagtgccaGGCGGAGGGTGCTGGCCGCCACCCTCAGTGGCCCGGACCCCGCGGACACCCTCCCCGCCCTGGCCCTCCACAGACAGCGCAGACCCTGGGGTGGGACCACCCCGTCTCCTCTTGCGGGTAAAGGAGGGCCCACACACCCCTCGTCCCCTCCCCGCCCGTTCCCTGTCCGGCTCATCCGTGTTGTCTGTCGCCCCAGGGACGAGTGTCGGCAGGACCCCGAGTGTGAGTTCTACTTCAGCCTGGACGCCGATGCCGTCCTCACCAACATGCAGACCCTGCGCCTCCTCATCGAGCAGAACAGGTGGGCCACCCTCCCCGCACAGGCTCCGGCCCCAGGCCTCCGCCCGGCCCTCACGTCAGCCTTGTCCACAGGAAGGTGATCGCACCCATGCTGTCCCGGCACGGCAAGCTGTGGTCCAACTTCTGGGGTGCCCTGAGCCCCGACGAGTACTACGCCCGCTCCGAGGACTACGTGGAGCTCGTGCAGCGGAAGCGAGTGTGAGTCTTGCTGGGTGGGAGGAGACTCGGGGCCACTGTGGCCACAGGCAGATGTGCCATGGCCCTGGGGTAGGTGGTGGTGACCAGTGGTGCTTGACAGGGGACGTGAGGGACCTTCAGGCTCCGGGACCGGGGCGCCTGGGAACGGGGCCTCTGGGGTGAACTGGGCAGAATCGGGGGTCTCCTGCCGAGCTGACCCTCGCATTGCCGCCTGCAGGGGCGTGTGGAATGTGCCCTACATATCACAGGCATATGTGATCCGTGGGGACACCCTGAGGACGGAGCTGCCCCAGAGGGAGGTGTTTTCGGGCAGTGACACTGACCCAGACATGGCCTTCTGCAAGAGCCTGCGAGATAAGGTGAGCAAGTGGCCTGGGCACTGGACCCTGGGGCTCAGCGCTGGATGTCaggggcagccacctggtgtCATCTCTGCCCTTCTCACACCCACCACCCCCGTGCCAGGGCATCTTCCTCCACCTCAGCAATCAGCACGAGTTTGGCCGGCTCCTGGCCACCTCCCGGTACGACACAGACCACCTGCATCCTGACCTCTGGCAGATCTTCGACAACCCAGTCGTGAGTGGGGGCCCCTCACTCAGGAATGCAGGTTCCCTTTGCTCAGGAGGACGCCAGCATGTGAGGGGCGCCTGGGGAGGGTCCCGCGCTGCCTGGGGAGGGGCGGCCCAGGCGGGAGGGAAGAAGGCTCCTCTTAGCTGCCCCCAATGCTCCCCACAGGACTGGAGGGAGCAGTACATTCATGAGAACTACAGCCGGGCCCTGGACGGGGAGGGGATGGTGGAACAGGTGAGCTGCTTGGGACTGACCGCCTGGAGGCCATGCCTCTCAGGTCCTCCACGAGGACTGGCAATTCTCAAACTGAGTTTCCCGGCACCTGTGGGCGCTCTGCTCAGGCCAGAGGGAGGCAAAGGCTGAGCAGATGGGGCTGTAGCCCCAGCTCAGGCCTTAATCACAGGGGACGCCCCTTTTGTCCTTTGAATATGTAGACGTTTCTCAACTTATGCTGGGGCTGCATTCTAGTAAGCCCCTCATAAAGTCCTCCATTGTAAGTTACGGACCCTCCACGTTGGTGTTATGGGTGAAATGATACCTTCAAGAGGGCTGCAATGCTGGGCGCAGCCAggcctatcatcccagtgactcaggaggatcgtgagttcaagccagcctcagcaactcagggaggccctaacaactcagtgagaccctgtctcgaaatgatggatggatggatggatggatggatggatggatggatgaatggggattggatggatggatggatgggtgggaatggatggatgggtggatgaatggggactggatggatggatggatgggtggggatggatggatggatgggtggggattggatggatggatggatgggtgggaatggatggatgggtggatgaatggggattggatggatggatggatgggtggggatggatggatggatgggtggggatggatggatgggtgggtggggatggatggatagatggatggggaTGGAtggggatggatgggtggatggatgggagatgtaactcggtggtaaagtacccctgggttaaataatccccagtaccgagaaagaaaaagtgggagATTCACCGTGGGAAACAGCTATGGTAGCACTAAGGCTCTGGCCTCTCGCCACTGTGCCCTGCACCTCCCTCTGTGCAGACCTGTCTTGCTGTAGCCCTGGACCTGGTTCTTGGCCTGGCCTGTCCCCCAACTTGGGTGGCCCTTCCCCCAGCCCTCTCATCCCCTTGCCTCTTCACTGCCCATCCCCTGCGAGAGTcacccagcccagccctcctCTGCAGCCGTGCCCGGATGTCTACTGGTTCCCGCTGCTGTCAGAGCAAATGTGTGACGAGCTGGTGGAGGAGATGGAGAGCTATGGCCAGTGGTCAGGCGGCCGGCACGAGGTGGGGCAGGGCTCCTGGGGCGGACACTGGGTCTGTGGAGAGACCACAGCGTTGCGAGTGGGTGCGGAGAGGGGACCACTGCAGGGAGGTCCCAGGGGTATAGCACATTCACTCAGGGCGCTCAGTGGCTGCTGGCCCAGGCTGTGCAGGTTCCAGGCCGAGCCCACAGGTCCTTGGCCCAGATGTGGGAGGAACCCGGGGCTTCCCAGGAGAGGCCACAGCTTCCTGAGGCTTCAGGTGCCCATGAGTCAAGCTCagagacagaggaggaaactgtcGAGGTGCAGGGAGCGTGAGCATCAGGGCTGGGGaccagggaaggaagggggcCTGGGCTGCCCCCAAGGGCCTGCCAGAGGCTCAGTGCCCACCGCCCACAGGATTCCAGGCTGGCTGGAGGCTATGAGAACGTCCCCACTGTGGACATCCACATGAAGCAGCTGGGCTACGAGGACCAGTGGCTGCAGCTGCTGAGGACGTACGTGGGGCCCATGACCGAGAGCCTGTTCCCCGGCTACTACACCAAGGTGGGGCTCCGCCACCAcgcctcccccagccccaggctggtCTCCATGCAGGGCCACTCTGCCCCCTCCAGAGACTCGGGTCCCAGCTGGGAGCTGCTGTAGGAGGGGAGCCAGGGCTGGCTCTGACGCTGGTCAGCTGTGGTCCCTTCCCTGGCCCCTCCGGTCAGAGGAGCCCTTggcccccagcctccctgcagcCTCTCCCTGGTGTGCCCACAGACCCGGGCGGTCATGAACTTCGTGGTCCGCTACCGGCCGGATGAGCAGCCCTCCCTGCGGCCACACCACGACTCGTCCACCTTCACCCTCAACGTCGCCCTCAACCACAAGGGCCTGGACTATGAGGTGAGCCCGCCCCTGCACCCAGCCAGCCTCACCTTGGGACCCTCCTGGCCCCTGGCTGGGCCTTCGGCACTTGCCAGGTGTTTTGTGAGTGTCGCCTCCTGGATGCCTTCTGGGGGCTGGCTCCCTCCACACCCGCCCTCTGCTGGCCTCTCCCCACATcctgcctgccccccaccccatgcCGCTCACCCTCCTTTTCGGTTCCCTTCTCCCCAGGGAGGCGGTTGCCGCTTTCTGCGCTACGACTGTGTGGTCTCCTCCCCACGAAAGGGCTGGGGGCTCCTGCACCCTGGCCGCCTCACCCACTACCACGAGGGGCTGCCCACCACGCGGGGCACTCGCTACATCATGGTGTCCTTTGTTGACCCCTGACAACCACTCGGCCAAACCTTTCCTGCCTTCGTGCCTTCTTGGGGGGCCTGGCCCCCCATCCTTGGAGAGGTGGCTTggcccatctcctctcttcctgagTGTTTGTCCTGTGTGCTGGGGACGGAATATGCCACCTCACCCTGACCCAAGGCCCTCAGGAAGCTCCTGGAGCCCCGCCCCTCTCTGCAGCCCCCAGGGGCTCCTGGGAAAGGACTCCGGGTCGTCCGCTGTGATAAGTTATTAAGGCTTCTCCGCCCCTCCCAGTAAAGGAGGATTTGTAACTCTTGAGTCCACGTGTCATCTGTCCTCTATCTGTTGACCCTGGCCCCCTTCCTGACGCCCAGAGGCGAGGGGAGGCCCTGATTTACCTcagacaggaggaggagaagccaggTGTTGCCCTGGGAGGAGCACACAGCTTCCTGGGCCCCCTCCTCCATCCTCTTTGCCGCCTGAGCTGAGAGTGCCTGAGAGGCTGGGGCACAGGCAGGACCCCAGGTCAGTTGCAGATGGGAGCCCTGAGCGGGAGGGTGGCAGGCCCTGACCAGCCTCCAGGGACAATGCTGGGGAGGCGAGTCCCCTGGAAGCCTGTGCTCTGGTGAGGAAGGGCGGG contains the following coding sequences:
- the Plod3 gene encoding multifunctional procollagen lysine hydroxylase and glycosyltransferase LH3 gives rise to the protein MAWTGLRPRLLLLLLLLLQPLPPAASASDRPRGSKPVNPEKLLVITVATAETEGYRRFLQSAEFFNYTVRTLALGEDWRGGDVARTVGGGQKVRWLKKEMEKYADQEDMVIMFVDSYDVILAGSPSELLKKFVQSGSRLLFSAEGFCWPEWGLAEQYPEVGTGKRFLNSGGFIGFAPTIHQIVRQWKYKDDDDDQLFYTRLYLDPGLRERLSLNLDHKSRIFQNLNGALDEVVLKFDRNRVRIRNVAYDTLPVVVHGNGPTKLQLNYLGNYVPNGWTPQGGCGFCNRDRRTLPGGQPPPRVLLAVFVEQPTPFLPRFLQRLLLLDYPPDRIALFLHNNEVYHEPHVADSWPQLQDHFSAVKLVGPEEALSPGEARDMAMDECRQDPECEFYFSLDADAVLTNMQTLRLLIEQNRKVIAPMLSRHGKLWSNFWGALSPDEYYARSEDYVELVQRKRVGVWNVPYISQAYVIRGDTLRTELPQREVFSGSDTDPDMAFCKSLRDKGIFLHLSNQHEFGRLLATSRYDTDHLHPDLWQIFDNPVDWREQYIHENYSRALDGEGMVEQPCPDVYWFPLLSEQMCDELVEEMESYGQWSGGRHEDSRLAGGYENVPTVDIHMKQLGYEDQWLQLLRTYVGPMTESLFPGYYTKTRAVMNFVVRYRPDEQPSLRPHHDSSTFTLNVALNHKGLDYEGGGCRFLRYDCVVSSPRKGWGLLHPGRLTHYHEGLPTTRGTRYIMVSFVDP